From a single Parambassis ranga chromosome 2, fParRan2.1, whole genome shotgun sequence genomic region:
- the stradb gene encoding STE20-related kinase adapter protein beta isoform X1: MSFLDCSCISHSQVQPMDIEERYEDTSHQFLSCDGSEYTLQGPAGGDDITGLSAEPAHYQLLSELGRGFNNLSLVNMARHIPTGQLVAVKQTNLDECTEEELLQLMNEVLLSRLFRHPNLLTSRLVFSSCCQLWVLTPLMAYGSADSLLKTHFPDGMSESLIAYLLYGVLKALEYLHRMGYVHRGVKASHILLSGEGRVYLSGLHSVYSMMREGKRMRAVFDMPHHSPSLLPWLSPELLRQDLHGYGVKSDIYSLGIVACELVSGRVPFQDMPPTQMLLQKLRGSHCCLLDVAPFPLGELGGLKVSRSGVDSGIGESVATGSLTHSTTAPPADRPQSPGPKNHSATLHNLVQLCLQQQPERRPSASELLTHAFFKQVKRHTRDSFLSLMYPAVPLTSPEDPPVSSPPAPSSSSGNAPLSASADPADAVWDFS, encoded by the exons ATGTCTTTCTTG GACTGTTCCTGCATCTCCCACTCTCAGGTCCAGCCCATGGACATAGAGGAACGCTATGAGGACACCAGCCACCAGTTCCTG aGCTGTGACGGTTCTGAATACACTCTGCAAGGCCCGGCAGGTGGCGATGACATCACTGGGCTGTCAGCTGAGCCAGCCCACTACCAGCTGCTATCTGAGCTGG GCAGGGGCTTCAATAATCTGAGCCTAGTCAACATGGCACGCCACATCCCTACTGGGCAGCTGGTGGCGGTCAAACAAACCAACCTAGATGAGTGCacggaggaggagctgctgcagctcatg AACGAGGTCCTGCTGTCCCGACTCTTCCGTCACCCCAACCTGCTTACATCTCGCCTGGTCTTCAGCTCTTGCTGCCAGCTGTGGGTCCTGACACCACTCATGGCTTATG GCTCTGCAGACAGCTTACTGAAGACACATTTCCCAGATGGAATGAGTGAATCCCTGATAGCATATCTGCTGTATGGTGTGCTGAAAGCATTGGAGTACCTGCACCGGATGGGCTATGTTCACCG GGGGGTGAAGGCCAGTCATATCCTGCTGTCAGGGGAGGGACGCGTCTACCTCTCAGGGCTCCACAGTGTTTACAGTATGATGCGTGAGGGGAAGAGGATGAGGGCTGTGTTCGACATGCCCCACCACAGCCCATCACTGCTGCCCTGGCTCAGCCCCGAGCTGCTGCGACAG GACCTGCATGGTTACGGGGTGAAGTCAGACATCTACAGTTTGGGTATCGTGGCCTGTGAGCTGGTTAGTGGCAGGGTGCCTTTCCAGGACATGCCCCCCACTCAG ATGCTGCTTCAGAAGCTGCGTGGCTCCCACTGCTGCCTGCTGGACGTGGCTCCCTTCCCTCTGGGAGAGCTGGGTGGGCTGAAGGTGTCACGGTCCGGGGTAGACTCTGGCATTGGGGAGAGCGTAGCCACAGGAAGCCTAACACACAGCACCACTGCTCCCCCTGCAGACCGTCCTCAGAGCCCTGGACCCAAAAATCACTCAGCCACGTTACACAACctggtccagctgtgtctgcagcagcagcctgaacgCAG ACCCTCAGCATCAGAACTGTTGACACACGCCTTCTTCAAGCAG GTGAAGAGGCACACCAGAGACTCCTTCCTCAGCCTCATGTACCCAGCAGTGCCCCTCACCAGCCCTGAGGACCCTCCAGTATCCAGCCCCCCTGCCCCCTCGTCCTCCTCTGGCAACGCTCCTCTATCAGCCTCTGCTGACCCTGCAGATGCTGTGTGGGACTTCTCCTAA
- the stradb gene encoding STE20-related kinase adapter protein beta isoform X3 yields the protein MSFLDCSCISHSQVQPMDIEERYEDTSHQFLNEVLLSRLFRHPNLLTSRLVFSSCCQLWVLTPLMAYGSADSLLKTHFPDGMSESLIAYLLYGVLKALEYLHRMGYVHRGVKASHILLSGEGRVYLSGLHSVYSMMREGKRMRAVFDMPHHSPSLLPWLSPELLRQDLHGYGVKSDIYSLGIVACELVSGRVPFQDMPPTQMLLQKLRGSHCCLLDVAPFPLGELGGLKVSRSGVDSGIGESVATGSLTHSTTAPPADRPQSPGPKNHSATLHNLVQLCLQQQPERRPSASELLTHAFFKQVKRHTRDSFLSLMYPAVPLTSPEDPPVSSPPAPSSSSGNAPLSASADPADAVWDFS from the exons ATGTCTTTCTTG GACTGTTCCTGCATCTCCCACTCTCAGGTCCAGCCCATGGACATAGAGGAACGCTATGAGGACACCAGCCACCAGTTCCTG AACGAGGTCCTGCTGTCCCGACTCTTCCGTCACCCCAACCTGCTTACATCTCGCCTGGTCTTCAGCTCTTGCTGCCAGCTGTGGGTCCTGACACCACTCATGGCTTATG GCTCTGCAGACAGCTTACTGAAGACACATTTCCCAGATGGAATGAGTGAATCCCTGATAGCATATCTGCTGTATGGTGTGCTGAAAGCATTGGAGTACCTGCACCGGATGGGCTATGTTCACCG GGGGGTGAAGGCCAGTCATATCCTGCTGTCAGGGGAGGGACGCGTCTACCTCTCAGGGCTCCACAGTGTTTACAGTATGATGCGTGAGGGGAAGAGGATGAGGGCTGTGTTCGACATGCCCCACCACAGCCCATCACTGCTGCCCTGGCTCAGCCCCGAGCTGCTGCGACAG GACCTGCATGGTTACGGGGTGAAGTCAGACATCTACAGTTTGGGTATCGTGGCCTGTGAGCTGGTTAGTGGCAGGGTGCCTTTCCAGGACATGCCCCCCACTCAG ATGCTGCTTCAGAAGCTGCGTGGCTCCCACTGCTGCCTGCTGGACGTGGCTCCCTTCCCTCTGGGAGAGCTGGGTGGGCTGAAGGTGTCACGGTCCGGGGTAGACTCTGGCATTGGGGAGAGCGTAGCCACAGGAAGCCTAACACACAGCACCACTGCTCCCCCTGCAGACCGTCCTCAGAGCCCTGGACCCAAAAATCACTCAGCCACGTTACACAACctggtccagctgtgtctgcagcagcagcctgaacgCAG ACCCTCAGCATCAGAACTGTTGACACACGCCTTCTTCAAGCAG GTGAAGAGGCACACCAGAGACTCCTTCCTCAGCCTCATGTACCCAGCAGTGCCCCTCACCAGCCCTGAGGACCCTCCAGTATCCAGCCCCCCTGCCCCCTCGTCCTCCTCTGGCAACGCTCCTCTATCAGCCTCTGCTGACCCTGCAGATGCTGTGTGGGACTTCTCCTAA
- the stradb gene encoding STE20-related kinase adapter protein beta isoform X2 gives MDIEERYEDTSHQFLSCDGSEYTLQGPAGGDDITGLSAEPAHYQLLSELGRGFNNLSLVNMARHIPTGQLVAVKQTNLDECTEEELLQLMNEVLLSRLFRHPNLLTSRLVFSSCCQLWVLTPLMAYGSADSLLKTHFPDGMSESLIAYLLYGVLKALEYLHRMGYVHRGVKASHILLSGEGRVYLSGLHSVYSMMREGKRMRAVFDMPHHSPSLLPWLSPELLRQDLHGYGVKSDIYSLGIVACELVSGRVPFQDMPPTQMLLQKLRGSHCCLLDVAPFPLGELGGLKVSRSGVDSGIGESVATGSLTHSTTAPPADRPQSPGPKNHSATLHNLVQLCLQQQPERRPSASELLTHAFFKQVKRHTRDSFLSLMYPAVPLTSPEDPPVSSPPAPSSSSGNAPLSASADPADAVWDFS, from the exons ATGGACATAGAGGAACGCTATGAGGACACCAGCCACCAGTTCCTG aGCTGTGACGGTTCTGAATACACTCTGCAAGGCCCGGCAGGTGGCGATGACATCACTGGGCTGTCAGCTGAGCCAGCCCACTACCAGCTGCTATCTGAGCTGG GCAGGGGCTTCAATAATCTGAGCCTAGTCAACATGGCACGCCACATCCCTACTGGGCAGCTGGTGGCGGTCAAACAAACCAACCTAGATGAGTGCacggaggaggagctgctgcagctcatg AACGAGGTCCTGCTGTCCCGACTCTTCCGTCACCCCAACCTGCTTACATCTCGCCTGGTCTTCAGCTCTTGCTGCCAGCTGTGGGTCCTGACACCACTCATGGCTTATG GCTCTGCAGACAGCTTACTGAAGACACATTTCCCAGATGGAATGAGTGAATCCCTGATAGCATATCTGCTGTATGGTGTGCTGAAAGCATTGGAGTACCTGCACCGGATGGGCTATGTTCACCG GGGGGTGAAGGCCAGTCATATCCTGCTGTCAGGGGAGGGACGCGTCTACCTCTCAGGGCTCCACAGTGTTTACAGTATGATGCGTGAGGGGAAGAGGATGAGGGCTGTGTTCGACATGCCCCACCACAGCCCATCACTGCTGCCCTGGCTCAGCCCCGAGCTGCTGCGACAG GACCTGCATGGTTACGGGGTGAAGTCAGACATCTACAGTTTGGGTATCGTGGCCTGTGAGCTGGTTAGTGGCAGGGTGCCTTTCCAGGACATGCCCCCCACTCAG ATGCTGCTTCAGAAGCTGCGTGGCTCCCACTGCTGCCTGCTGGACGTGGCTCCCTTCCCTCTGGGAGAGCTGGGTGGGCTGAAGGTGTCACGGTCCGGGGTAGACTCTGGCATTGGGGAGAGCGTAGCCACAGGAAGCCTAACACACAGCACCACTGCTCCCCCTGCAGACCGTCCTCAGAGCCCTGGACCCAAAAATCACTCAGCCACGTTACACAACctggtccagctgtgtctgcagcagcagcctgaacgCAG ACCCTCAGCATCAGAACTGTTGACACACGCCTTCTTCAAGCAG GTGAAGAGGCACACCAGAGACTCCTTCCTCAGCCTCATGTACCCAGCAGTGCCCCTCACCAGCCCTGAGGACCCTCCAGTATCCAGCCCCCCTGCCCCCTCGTCCTCCTCTGGCAACGCTCCTCTATCAGCCTCTGCTGACCCTGCAGATGCTGTGTGGGACTTCTCCTAA